Part of the Nicotiana sylvestris chromosome 5, ASM39365v2, whole genome shotgun sequence genome is shown below.
TACCTTTTTATTAAACTTTAAAGCATGTCATTCAATATTTGTTTACCTTCCACCTCTGCTTGGAGAGAATTTAAACAATTATGAGACAATGATAAGCGTGCCATTCCATGTGTGTGCTCTATATGAATTATGATGAATATAAACAACTTATATTTTAAGATTCTCATCCGCTGTCTGTTTCAAATTTTGATCTAAATAAATGTTATCAAGTAGCTTTTACATGACCTCCTAGAAGAGGGTGATGATGAGAaccttttattatttattacttATTCATAGGGTATGGGCAGAAATGATTTTGCTTCATTGAGTTTATTAATCTGCTCTAATTTTTGGTAACCCAAAGTAATTTTGTTACTGCTATTTTTGTTTGGATCGTAATGCAAAAATGAAGGATGACGAAAGAAAATTTTAGAAGCTGGGTTGAGGAGCAAAGATACTAGGCTACAGTGCAGAATATCCTCCCTTACATAAAAATGTGAATGATTACTGAAGTTTGTTAATTCCTTATCAAAAAGAATTACTGAAGCTTGTTAATTTCTACTCTATATCAGTCAGAACTCCATGAAAAAGCCTTGCGCGTCGCACAATGATTAGGATGCAGTGTTTCTATAGTTTTCTGTGGATCCACTTACCAATACTTATTCAACTTGAAATGTTGATAGTTTTCATACCTCTTTATCCCTCTTTTCTATACATCTATAATTAATTTCCATATGCTTATTTTCTTATCTTTGTGTTATGTGCCAGGTTCATCCTGAAGGAAAATATGTTGTTGATATTGATAAGAATATTGACATTACAAAGATTACTCCATTAACCAGAGTAGCCCTCCGCAATGACATCTATGTTCTCCATCTAATTTTGCCCAGCAAAGTGGATCCTTTGGTCAACCTAATGAAAGTTGAGAAAGTGCCTGATTCCACTTATGACATGATTGGTGGCCTTGACCAGCAAATTAAAGAGATTAAGGAGGTTTTGCCTTCATTGTGTTATTGCGTTTAGTTAGTTTTATGATCTATCCTGAGACCTTGGTCTTTGATGCATTGTACATTTGTGTAACCTTTTTGAACTTTGGCCTTTTATGCATTAGGTTATTGAGCTTCCCATTAAACATCCTGAGCTGTTTGAGTCTCTTGGAATAGCTCAACCTAAGGTATATTCAGTTATTCACCATATACCATGTTTTCTCCATTTCTTCCATCAGTATTTAAGCATAACAGTGGTTGGACAAATTTATGTGTGCTTATTCTATCTCCTCCTTTTCTAATGAAGGGAGTGCTTCTTTACGGGCCTCCAGGTACTGGAAAAACATTGTTGGCGAGGGCAGTTGCACATCATACTGATTGTACCTTCATTCGGGTCTCTGGTTCTGAGTTGGTGCAGAAATATATTGGAGAAGGTTCTCGTATGGTGCGAGAACTCTTTGTTATGGCCAGGTTAAGTTTCATTGTAGCTTGAGTACTCAACACATATGTATCTCTAATGTCCACAACTTTTATTACATAATCAGTTCTGTCATGCATCTTTCTGATCTTATTACATCCAAATCATTGGACAGCCATTTCTAGCTCACTATGTTGAGCTGCTAAGGTCAAATTTGATCCTTACATTGGGTTAGCCTATGATATATTACTGCAATTTGTTAATTTTTGTGGGCGACAGAGAAAAAGGGAGGGTTTTTTGCAGTAGGCAGCATGAATATTCATGTATTAGGTGTGCCTATTTGCAGATGTGCTTTTTCATTCTTTCATTATTCGTGATTGATATGGATGAAATGCACAAGTATGCCAGCTTGAAGATTTTAAGAAGAAGGCTTCttgtatttctgtgtgtatttTTACATCCCATGAGAATAGGTATTTATACAATAAGTCCTAAGACTaaataaggaaagacaatcaattACAATTAATTATAGTGAAGGAAATATTCTAGAATCAATCTACTCCTACAATTGAGCTAGGAAATCTCTAATTAATCAACACCCTTCCTCGAGTTGGTGCAAAGATATCGCACATGCCCAACTTGCAAACCAGTGTTTGAAAAGTCCGTTTGTTGAGACCTTTGGTAAACATATCAGCTAGCTGCTTTTCTGATAACACATGGAACGAACTTAAGATGCCACTTGTAACTTTTTCTTTGATCAAATGTCAATCAATCTCAACTTGCTTTGCTCGATCATACTGGATTGGATTATGAGCTATACTAATTGCAGCCTTGTTATCACTAAATAAGGAAAGTTTCCCGTTTTCAGACAATCTCAATTCCTCTAGCAGTTTTTGTAACCACAAAAGTTCACAGACACCCTAGGCCATTTGTGCTCCATGAATAAGAATTCATGGATGTCTAATATCTGAAACTATCTTGTTGCTTGAAAGTTGGGGCATGAAGCTTGTAATACCATAAAAACTGCTAACTTTATAAAACTTCCCAAAAAACTGCTGGACATTCCTATTCTGGAGAAGTAGGTAAAATTATTTGAACAATTTTTGCTTTTTCTGTTTTGGGTCTATGGACCTCAGTGCTTCATTTTCGCTCTCTTGTTATACAGTTAGCTTTAGAAAAGCCTGGTCTTGAATGTATTTCAGGGAACATGCTCCTTCTATCATTTTTATGGATGAAATAGACAGTATCGGATCTGCTAGAATGGAATCAGGAAGTGGCAACGGTGATAGTGAAGTGCAGAGGACAATGTTGGAGCTTCTTAATCAGCTCGATGGATTTGAGGCATCAAACAAAATTAAGGCAAGTTTTGTCAATCTGGATCACTTGCATGTTGCCTAGTTTACaagtgtattattctgagattgCTAAGCTGAAAAAGAAGGGTCCTGGCTACAGGTTTTGATGGCTACAAACCGTATAGATATTCTGGATCAAGCACTCCTGAGACCAGGAAGGATTGATAGGAAGATCGAATTTCCAAATCCCAATGAAGAGGTATGGTTCCTCATAGCTTGTAAGACAGTAAGATGTTAACATGAGTATGCATTGGTTTCATATACTGTTACTCGGTTCATGGTTCTCAGGTCTTCCCTTTGTGATTGCttacttttcttgttttttcattACTCCTGCTGGTCTTTTTAATCTGTGGCTTTACCCAAAACCTTAAACGACAGACAAAAAGGACGGAAGGGAGTATAGTACAAGAGGTGTTTAAACATGATTGAAAGGATGCGGCAATATCTACCTCTCTGCTTCCTCACAGAGCTGCATGCCTTCTATCGTTATTTCTATAACCCTCTGATGATTCATCTTAGTCATTTATGTTCTCATTATTCTGCAGTCCCGTTTCGACATATTGAAGATTCATTCCAGGAAGATGAACTTGATGCGAGGGATTGACTTGAAGAAAATTGCTGAGAAGATGAATGGCGCTTCTGGGGCAGAACTTAAGGTGTGCAGCGATTAAATGTCTTTTTGGCTTTAATTGATATCTGACATATCCTTTTAATGTGCACTTTGATTGCTTGAGAGCATGCTTAGTTTAGCGGTTGAACTTGTGATCTAGCATGTGAGAGACTTGTGTGACTTCTACTTTGATTGTGCCATCTGACGCTTCGCTTGCTTATATTTTGCCATGCCTTTGATGCATCTTATGATCTGTTTACAGGCTGTGTGTACAGAAGCAGGAATGTTTGCTCTAAGGGAGAGGAGGGTACACGTGACACAAGAAGATTTTGAGATGGCAGTTGCCAAGGTAATGAAGAAGGAGACAGAGAAGAATATGTCTTTGCGAAAGCTGTGGAAGTAAATGAGGGGAGGATACCAATGGCAAAAATATTCTACTTATGGACGTTAGTGCATAAACTCTGCTCTAAACTTTTCTACTCAGTTGATATCGAATGTACAAAATTCGTGCTGACTGAATGTTTATACATATGGCACCAGGAGCTTCCTGAGCCAGGAGATATAGCAGCATTGCTTCTTGTTCTCTGGCTCGTTTAAGGATCTTCAATCTTCTGTTTGATTTTATCATGAGACTCGGAATACTCTATCTATTACCTGTCCTGTGCTGTTTACTCTCGCATTTCTGTATGTCGAGAGTATCAAATTCAGACCCACTCAAGTGTTTTGACTCATCTATAGTACTTCTTCAATATAAGTTCTTAATGTTTGTTGCTATTTCGATTATAAAGTTACTTTATACAACTCACAATTTCTGAGAGTTCGTTTAATCATCCAAATATTAAATATTGATTAGATGTGTTTTTCCTATCAAACAAGCTTTTCAACCTTTATGTTTTAACGgttattttgatgttttgtttCGTTATACCAATACAATAAACAAGTCCAATTAACGACTTGAattctgtatttatccttggcTGTTGAGGCTTTTCATTAATCAGGTCCATCTTTTGCTAATAATTGTGTAGATTTAATTGGGTAGTCCCCATCATGATGTTTAGTAAAGTAAATGAATGGGACTCTGCCCCTCGATTATGGATTCCTAGGATCACTTCATAGAAGGTCCTACTATGGAAGTGTGACGGCTATTGGCGTATGAAAAAGATGAGATTTTTGACTAAATAGACTAAAGCTAAAGTAGGCatgtatattaaaaaaaaatatgcaAGGGAAAGCAGTAAATGCTTGAAATGTAATGAGAATAACAGTCCTAATCCAATTAACAAAAAGGTAACCTAATGATCAGACATATTGGTATATGTTATGAATGTTGCTATTCTTATATATAAGTGCTTGTCCATTTAATAACTACTACTAGATTTTGGATACGCATGTTGTATGTACcttgtattaatgaatacagACTATAAAAACTGTATAAATTTTATTAAAGATTTGTTTtagttattaaaaaaataaaggaaaatgcaACTTCTTAGAATGTATATCGAATTGCTACATGGAGTTCTGATTACTCtattaaagtaaaataaaatcttCTCTTTAACAATTAATACTATAAGTATACTGTTAGATATGTTAGTTATTAAGGTTTATAATAGTAGAAGAAGGGTGAAAATAAGGCCTAAATATAACTGCTTTATTTATTACTATGTATTTTTAGTAGTTACCTTGCTACTTAGGTAGTTATTTTGTGTTATATTTGCATTAAGAAGAAGGGAAGGCTGACAATTGATTTGGTAGAATTTTCTCTGACAGATTTTGAGGATAAGATTCTTCGAAATACCTTCGTTATTAGGCGTATTAATATTCTAACTTGTAGAACTCATTCTATTATTAAAGTGTTGTTCTTAATTGAAAATTCACTAATTAAAGTTAGGAAAAATTTTGATTTCTCAACATTTTTTTGTATCAGAGCCTTCGTGGTTTCAACCAGAATAGAGGGAAGGATAGGGTTGGAGAACAAAATGAATGAAGTATGTCACGATTCAAAAATCTCACCaaagatcgtgatggcacctaacacgcGAGCTAGGTGAACCATGACTAGTACTATTACTAAATACTCAACTACAGTGGAGATAACTTTAATAATTCTTAAATATAATCATAACATAGACAATAAAGTCGAAACTAAAGTAGAAATATCGACACAACATACAACCCCCAGAACTAGTGTCACTGAGTACTTGAGCTCTAATGAGTGATAAATACAAATCTGAAATAAATACAGTACTGTCTGAATCAAATAAACATGAATGAAGATAGTGGAAAGGTAACTTCAAGGTTTTGTACCTCTCAAGTACAAAGAAGAGAGATAAAACAAAAGCACTCCGCTAAATTTTTTCACAAAACTAGCGAAAGCGTTCTTCAAATTCACGTGAGAAGAATGTAAGATGAAAAGAACCTTAACTACTCGTTCCTCAATCCCGCAAGATTGTAAGAAGCGTCGAATAAAGAAAAAAGTACGAAATAAAAGATCAATCACATTTTTGaagcaaaagcttagaacaactaATCGCCAATATTTATTTTCAGTATATTGAGCCCTTTAAATAGCCCTTACAATGAGTAAAATTGATAAGGTTAAGGAAAATTAATcctaattaaactagaataagaataaggCTAAAAAAGTCTATCCTAACTAACATAGAAAAAAAGAATTCTAGTAGGAATGGACTATCAGCTAGCAATCCTAGTTTGACTAGAACTATAAATATAATCTTACTAAAATAAGAATTAGGAAAtcctaatatttaagaaaaggaaaTTCAAATCTTGAAGGAAAAGAAGACCTAATCTTGAATGGATTCTTGGACTTTTCTTGAGATTCTTGGCCTCAATTGATCTAAGACTAATTAGTATAAGCATTTTAAATTTATGGCCTAACTTTTCAAATTCATTGGCACCTTTATGAGCCCAATAAGCCTCCACTGTTGTAGAAAATGTAGCCTCCACTTGTGCTTCTCTAGCATCATGTTTTGATTTGTATATTCATCATTTTCTCCTGGTTGAAAAGGACCCGGCCTCGAGTCATCGAAATAGTAGGGAGAAAGATATGCTACATTGAAGATAGGTGATATTTAAAGTCATTGGGAAGCTCCAAGAAATAAGCATTATCACCAATATTTTACAGCTCCTTAAAAGGTCCATCAACTCGCTTTTGTAATTTCGAAAACATGCGGTTTAGAAGTCTCTCCATACTCATATGAACCTAAACCAGGTCGCTTTCCTTGAACACCATATGTTTCGTATGCGTATTAGTCTTTTCTTTGTATTTAGCATTTTGCTTCTCGATATGTGCCCAAACTTTCTCATGTAGTCTCTTGAGTTGCTTCACTTGATCAGAAGTATCTCCACTAAAAGAATGCGTAACTAAAAGAGGAGAAAGATCAAGTGGTCCTAGAGGTTTCTTACCATAGATGCCTTTGAATGGGCTATTTTCCTTAGTGCAGTTAGTTGACTTGTTGAAAACAAACTCAATAGTAGGAAGTGACGATTCCAACTCTTTGAGATTCTTCTTTATTAATCAATGAAGCAAAGCACCTAAACTTCGATGGTCAACTTCAGTTTGCCCATCAGTTTGGGGATAATGAAAAGTGCTATGTGTTAGCTTAGTACCAAGTTTAGCCCATAAAGTCCTCCAGAAATGACCTAGGAACCTCAAATCCTTATCTGAAATAGTGGTTTTGGGTATTCCATGCAATTTCACAATATTATCAAAGAAGAGATCATCAATATTTGTTGCATCCGAGGTCTTATCGCAAAGGAATAGAGCG
Proteins encoded:
- the LOC104212705 gene encoding 26S proteasome regulatory subunit 8 homolog A — encoded protein: MASAEVAKRRTETETEREESCCSAAKGTKQGEGLRQYYMQHIHDLQLQVRLKTHNLNRLEAQRNELNSKVRMLKEELQLLQEPGSYVGEVVKVMGKSKVLVKVHPEGKYVVDIDKNIDITKITPLTRVALRNDIYVLHLILPSKVDPLVNLMKVEKVPDSTYDMIGGLDQQIKEIKEVIELPIKHPELFESLGIAQPKGVLLYGPPGTGKTLLARAVAHHTDCTFIRVSGSELVQKYIGEGSRMVRELFVMAREHAPSIIFMDEIDSIGSARMESGSGNGDSEVQRTMLELLNQLDGFEASNKIKVLMATNRIDILDQALLRPGRIDRKIEFPNPNEESRFDILKIHSRKMNLMRGIDLKKIAEKMNGASGAELKAVCTEAGMFALRERRVHVTQEDFEMAVAKVMKKETEKNMSLRKLWK